The proteins below are encoded in one region of Pleuronectes platessa chromosome 14, fPlePla1.1, whole genome shotgun sequence:
- the LOC128456281 gene encoding claudin-14-like: MASMAVQLLGFFLGLLGFVGTVAATLLPHWRSTAYVGPNIITATAYMKGLWMECVWHSTGIYQCEVYRSLLALPQDLQAARALMVLSCITSVLACLVSAMGMKCTRFARGSLIKSPLAMSGGICFLCAGVLCLVTVCWTTNDIIMDFYDPFLPSGLKYEMGLAVYLGYASACLSLSGGLVLCWSSCGDRSRSQPRIQRSQPSSPPPAFNHIYPPAPPYKPPEALKDNRTASISSLSSNGYRLNNYV; this comes from the exons ATGGCCAGCATGGCGGTTCAGCTCCTCGGCTTCTTCTTGGGCCTGCTGGGGTTTGTTGGAACCGTGGCTGCGACTCTGCTTCCCCACTGGCGCAGCACTGCCTATGTGGGCCCCAACATCATCACAGCCACCGCCTACATGAAAGGCCTGtggatggagtgtgtgtggcaCAGCACTGGCATTTATCAATGTGAGGTGTATAGATCTCTGCTGGCACTGCCACAGGACCTGCAG GCTGCCCGGGCGCTCATGGTGCTCTCCTGCATCACCTCAGTCCTGGCATGCCTGGTGTCTGCGATGGGGATGAAGTGTACCCGCTTCGCACGTGGCTCCCTGATCAAGTCTCCACTGGCCATGAGCGGAGGCATATGCTTCCTCTGTGCAGGTGTCCTCTGTCTAGTCACCGTATGCTGGACCACCAATGATATCATAATGGACTTCTACGACCCCTTCCTCCCCAGCGGGCTGAAGTATGAGATGGGCCTGGCCGTGTACCTCGGATACGCCTCAGCCTGCCTCAGTCTGAGTGGAGGGCTGGTGCTGTGCTGGAGCAGCTGTGGTGACAGGTCACGGAGTCAACCTCGTATTCAGAGGAGTCAACCATCATCGCCTCCTCCTGCCTTCAACCACATATACCCCCCTGCTCCACCATACAAGCCCCCTGAGGCCTTGAAGGACAATCGTACTGCATCAATTAGCTCTCTTTCCAGCAATGGATACAGGCTCAATAACTATGTCTGA